In Drosophila yakuba strain Tai18E2 chromosome X, Prin_Dyak_Tai18E2_2.1, whole genome shotgun sequence, a single genomic region encodes these proteins:
- the LOC6525726 gene encoding zinc finger protein 622 — protein sequence MSHFTCLNCDARFASADVQRDHYKTDWHRYNLKRRVAQLPPVTAEEFQQRVLSARSATDAALEEQNLSVYCHACRRQFASQKAHDNHLNSRKHKELLARFEREQMTASGGSASTAASVCTRSVVEQRPHPALAAAAAGKGRLAFAERVAKADDDDEEFVDEDDDDFEDIEEEEVDSDEWDKIPENPLTERDCLFCTHASEDLVENLKHMSVAHSFFIPDTEFCTDIEGLLYYLGEKVANYFICLFCNDRGKTFYSLDAVRKHMVDKGHCQMLHEGVALAEYAEYYDYSSSYPDNNEGMDIDEEVVPDLLDGDEYQLVLPSGAVIGHRSLLRYYKQRLRPERAVVIHKSDRKLHRVLSEYRALGWTQTQQLSAARKARDIHLMKRVQSKWQMKLGCKANKLQKHYRAQVLI from the exons ATGTCGCACTTCACCTGCCTGAACTGCGATGCCCGCTTCGCCAGCGCGGATGTGCAGCGGGATCACTACAAGACCGACTGGCATCGCTACAATCTGAAGCGCAGGGTGGCCCAGCTGCCGCCCGTTACCGCCGAGGAGTTCCAGCAGCGCGTGCTTAGCGCCCGCAGCGCCACGGATGCAGCTCTGGAGGAGCAGAATCTGAGTGTCTACTGCCACGCCTGCAGGCGCCAATTCGCCAGCCAGAAGGCGCACGACAATCACCTGAACAGTCGCAAGCACAAGGAGCTGCTGGCCCGCTTTGAGCGCGAGCAGATGACAGCCAGTGGCGGCAGCGCCAGCACCGCCGCATCCGTTTGCACGCGCAGCGTCGTGGAACAGCGGCCCCATCCCGCCCTTGCCGCCGCAGCCGCTGGCAAGGGTCGACTGGCCTTCGCGGAGCGTGTGGCCAAGGcggacgacgacgacgaggagtttgtcgacgaggacgacgatgaTTTCGAGGACATTGAAGAGGAGGAG GTGGACTCCGATGAGTGGGACAAGATACCCGAGAATCCGTTGACAGAGCGCGACTGCCTGTTCTGTACACATGCCAGCGAGGACTTGGTGGAGAACCTAAAGCACATGTCCGTGGCGCACTCGTTCTTCATCCCGGACACCGAATTCTGCACGGACATCGAGGGCCTTCTGTACTACTTGGGCGAGAAGGTGGCCAACTACTTCATCTGCCTGTTCTGCAACGATCGCGGCAAGACCTTCTACTCCCTGGACGCCGTGCGCAAGCACATGGTCGACAAGGGCCACTGCCAGATGCTGCACGAGGGCGTGGCCCTGGCCGAGTATGCCGAGTACTACGACTACAGCAGCAGTTATCCGGATAAT AATGAAGGCATGGACATTGACGAAGAGGTGGTGCCGGATCTGCTCGATGGCGATGAGTATCAGCTGGTGCTGCCCTCGGGCGCAGTCATTGGCCATCGCTCCCTGCTCCGCTACTACAAGCAGCGACTCCGCCCGGAGCGCGCCGTGGTCATCCATAAGTCCGATCGCAAGCTGCACCGCGTGCTCAGCGAGTACCGGGCTCTGGGCTGGACGCAAACCCAGCAGCTGTCCGCCGCCCGCAAGGCACGCGACATCCATCTGATGAAGCGCGTCCAGTCCAAGTGGCAGATGAAGCTCGGCTGCAAGGCCAATAAGCTGCAGAAGCACTATCGCGCACAGGTTCTGATCTAA